AGTACCCGCTCCAACCCCGGCATCTTTAGCGATTTCGTCCAGGCTCGCGTTTGCGCCTGCCCGGGTGAACGCCTGCTTGGCGACTTCCAGAATGCGTTCGCGGTTTCGCTGGGCATCGGTGCGCGGCTTCCGCGGGCTGGATTGGGATCGTTTCTTTGTCATTCAATCGGCTATCGAATCGAACCGTTAAAAATATTGCAACCGGAGACAGTCTCCGATTATCCTATCTACTGATTCGGAGACACTCTCCGTTTTAGTTGAAGGGACGGCAAGTCGTCAAGATCGAGGTCCTGGACAAACCGACGATTCAGGAGGAAAAAGAAATGGCATCTACACAGGAAATGATAAATACGTTTGGAGCGACATCCACCACGGAAGATGTTTTGGCCGGGATCAATCTGACCGGGAAGCGGATTCTAATAACCGGCGTTTCAGCCGGGCTCGGAGTTGAAACCGCGCGCTCCCTTGCGGCGCATGGCGCGCAGGTCGCAGGCGCTGCGCGAGATTTGGATAAGGCCAAAGCCGCCACAGCGCAGGTGCGAAAGGATGCTGCGGCTAATGGCGGGAGTTTCGACTTAATCGAGCTCGATCTTGCAAGCCTTAAGAGCGTGCGTGCCTGCGCTGACGAACTGATAGCAAAGGGCGAACCAATTGATGTGGTCATCGCAAATGCAGGCGTGATGGCGACACCTTTTGGCCACACGGCCGATGGCTTTGAGACGCAGTTCGGAACCAATCACCTTGGCCACTTTGTCCTGGTCAATCGGATTGCGCAGCTCATCCGGGCGGGAGGACGCCTGATCAACGTGTCTTCCGCGGGCCACCGCTACTCAAATATCGACCTTGAGGATCCGAACTTCGAACGCACTCCCTACGACCCGTACGTTGCGTATGGCAGATCCAAAACTGCAAATATTCTTTTTACCGTTGCCTTCGATGCGCGCCACCGGGACCGCAGTGTACGTTCCGCCGCTGTGCATCCCGGAGGTATTCGAACCGAGCTGGCTCGTTACCAGGATCCCGGCCGCATAGAAAAGACGATCGAGCTGATAAATCAGCAGCGCGCAGTTAAGGGGGAAGGTCCTTACCAGTGGAAGACCATCCCTCAGGGAGCCGCGACTTCGGTATGGGCTGCCGTGGTCGCTTCCGCTGACGAGATCGGCGGCCACTACTGTGAAGACTGCCACGTTGGCAGGGTTGTGCCCGATAACCTGCCTGTCGGCATAAACGAAGGCGTACGTCGATACGCGCTCGATCCAAAAAATGCCGCGGCACTCTGGAAGAAAAGCGAAGAACTCGTCGGCGAGTCTTTCTAACAAGCCTACGAGGAAACCAAATGGTCGGAGAGTTTCATCTGGAAAAATGCGAAGGAGCAAACATATGAAAGTTTTTGTTACGGGAGCAACAGGATTCATCGGTTCTGCCATCGTGCAGGAACTCATCGGCGCAGGCCATCAGGTGCTGGGTCTCGCTCGCTCGGATGCGGGCGCTAAATCGCTTGCCGCCGCCGGCGCCGAGGTGCATCGAGGTGATCTTAAAGATATCGAGAGTCTGCGCAGCGGCGCGGCCGCAGCCGACGGAGTGATCCACGCGGCTTTCATCCACGACTGGGCAAATTATGCGGCTGCCGCGGAGACCGATAGCCGCGCTATTGAGACGCTCGGAACCGCGCTCGCCGGCTCCGACCGCCCCTTGATCGTCACTTCCGGGACCTTGCTCGCTCAACGCCAGGGCCCCCTCGCAACGGAAGAGGATGCGAACGATCCCAATTTTCCACGCAAATCCGAAGACGCGGCATTGGCCGCGGCGTCGCGTGGGGTAAAGGCATCGATCCTGCGCTTGCCGCCCTCGGTACATGGCGAGGGCGATCATGGCTTCGTTCCTGCTCTCATCGGTATCGCGCGCGAAAAAGGCGCTTCGGCATATGTAGGCGACGGCCTTAACCGCTGGCCCGCGGTGCACCGCCTCGATGCGGCACGTCTCTACAGACTCATACTTGAGAAGGGCTCTGCCGGCGCCAGCTATCACGCAGTCGCCGAGGAGGGTGTTCCGACTCGAGACATCGCTGAGGTAATCGGCCGGCGCCTGAATGTGCCAGTCATTGCCAAGTCTTCGGAGGCGGCCGCCGATCATTTTGGTTGGATCGCTCGCTTCTTCAGCATCGACGGCCCAGCTTCCGGCGCGCAAACTCAGAAACAAATGGGATGGCGTCCCAACCAGCCCGCGCTCATTCCCGATCTGAATGCGGAACATTATTTCGCGATCAAACAGGCAGCCTAGACTTTAGGAGGTTTGGAATCTATGAATCAATTCGCCTTTAAAAAACCGCCGAAGAGTCATGACCCTGCTTGCGGCGACTTCATCACGATGGCCGAGCGAGAGTTGGCAGCATTCTTCACCGCAGTAACCGAATTGTTCGGGTTAGAACAGGCGGAGATCTCGACCGAAGACTGGCTGCATGAGTTGATGTCAATTGATAACCTGCCCGATTCAACTCGTCAGTGGCAACTACTCACTATCCGGGCTTCGGCACGGCTTGCAAGCCGAGTGAACGCATCATCCGTTTCAAGTCCGGCGCGGACACTTGCATATTCTGACTAAAAGGGCATTATTACGGAGACACAGAAATGACTACACAGACAATGCTGGGCGGCAGCTTCACTTTTCTACATACATCAATCACTTTGAACCGCATGGGCTATGGCGCGATGCAACTCGCCGGGCGAGATGGAAACAAGTTGGTATGGGGGCCTCCCCAGGATGTCGAGGGAGCGATGGCGATTCTGCGGGAAGTTGTCGCAAACGGCGTCAACCACATCGATACGTCCGATTATTATGGTCCTCATGTCACGAACCAGATCATACGAAAGGCGTTGTCCCCTTATCCAGACGATCTGGTAATCGTGACCAAAGTCGGCGCCCGGCGCGGTGAGGATGGATCGTGGATTCCGGCTTTCTCATCCCAAGACCTCACTGCGGCGGTTCACGACAATCTCCGCAACCTGGGTCTGGATGTGCTCACCGTGGTCAACCTGCGCGGTATGTTCAGCGCTCTTGGCCCCGCCGAGGGATCGATCGAAGCGCCGCTTACGGCGCTGGCCGAGCTCCAGCAAAAAGGTCTGATCCGCCATATCGGGCTGAGCAACGTCACGCCTGCGCAGATCGCGGAAGGCCGCAGGATTGCACCGATCGTCTGCGTGCAGAACCACTACAACCTTGCACAACGAGCCGACGATGCGCTTATCGCCGCTCTTGCCCGTGATGGCATTGCCTATGTGCCGTTCTTTCCTCTCGGCGGTTTCACGCCACTGCAATCGGGCACACTATCCGACGTGGCCGTACGCCTCGGCGCCGCTCCCATGCAGGTTGCGCTTGCCTGGCTTCTTCACAGGTCGCCCAATATTCTGGTGATCCCCGGAACCTCCTCGATGCTGCATCTTCGCGAGAATCTAAGCGCTGCAAAGCTAAAGCTTCCTCCGGAAGTGATTGCCGACCTCGACTCAATAAGCGCAGAGCCATCGTAGCGATATGTTCACGATAAGGTTGAGTATTTGGGAAGTTTCAGGCCCGGGTTAATCCACGCCGGCAAGGCGGCCAAGATCATCGATTTTTCGCGCGGCCCAAAGTTAAGGCCCGAAGAAATGAGATTCAGGCGCAAATCACCCAGGTTCCCCAAACCGGGTTCCCCCGATCTTTCTCGCCACTATCTGTATTCGGTTTAGTCACTTGCCGGCATTTCTTAAGATTCAACATCGGCACGACTGTTCTGAATCCGTAACAAATGCACTTGTGGATATTTTCCTGCTTACTCCGGGAATAAGATCGCCCCAACGCCACCATTCGGGACGTTGAGGTTTCCGCAAATCTCGGACGTTCCACCACCAATTCCTAACCCAGCTAAGATCAGGAGACTCACCCATGAAACGCGTTTTGGTTGCGTTGATCGTCCTTTACTGTGCCCTTGGGATGTATGCACAGTCGCCTCAACTGGAAATATTGAATCCGCCCACCAGCGGCCAATCCGGATACAACGACATTTTCAATACCCTGCTTAAGGAAACGCGCACCGGCGGCGGCAACGCCGTTGCCGGCATAACGGTATTCCTGACATGGGGCGCCGTCGATAACGGATGCGAAGTTACCGCCTGCGCCGGCGAAACTCCTGCCGTAGTGCTGGCGGCCGGCCAACAGATCGGCACTTGCCTTGAGCCGGATTGCTACTGGTCCGCAATCGACACCGAGTTGTTGAATTACATCAACGGCCCCAGCAGCAACGGCCTGGCGAGTCACGGTCAAAAGATTAACTTGATCATCGTGATTATTCCAGAAGGTCAGACGACCAACAACGATGTGCCAAACTATGTCTTCCAGCCGGCCAACTACACCCACAGCTGGTGCACGGGTTGCTCGACTGCGCAACCGCAAGATCTCGTGACTTGCCCCGCATGGCCGGGCGATTCGAATGTTCCGACCGGAGGCAGCGACGGCGTGTGGAATGTAAACCAATGCCGCCTGACTGGAGGTGGCTCTTGTTCGGGCACGGATCTCGCTGACGTCAGCGGCGGCTATCCCGTACTTTATGAAGCGCCCTTTATGAGCGCGTATCGAATCTTCGTGCAACGCGTGCTGAAACACTACTCGTCGGCGGGATCGGGCAGTGGTCCTACCATCGGGCAGTATCTTGGCTACATTCGCCCAGGACTCGCCGAAGGCGGCGAAAATCAGCCGCTCTGCACCACCGGAACCGTAGGCGGGACGAACTATGGGATATGGCCTAACGCAAAGGGGCTTTCCTACGATCTGTCGAACAGCATCGACCCTGACTGGTTCCAAACCACCAGTGCCTATACATATCCTTCTCCGTGCGACACCTATACTTCCTGTCAGGGTAAGGACGCCTATCTGGAAGGCGTTAACAATCCGCCGGGTTATGTAAGCACACTGTTTTCCGAAATGCAGACCGATCTAAATATGTGGAACGCAGATTACACGACCCCAATCAATATCGTGGCCAATACGCACACAGGTCCTCCGGGAAATACGGACCTGAGTTACGCCAACGTTGAGGCGTCAATTTTTGCTTCCTACGGTCCAGTCTCAGGGCACGGCGTCTCGGGCTTTGGCATGGAGTCGCTGAGTGAGTGGGACGTCGCCAATGCACCCAGCAACTGCACACAGAACTGGTGTGCCAACTTCACGACCTACAGCGACAGCGGAAGCAATCCGTATATGCTGAACCTGTATCTGCAGACCACGACTCCAAACTCCGAGCCGGTATTTTCCATTTCGTCGATCACTCACACTACAGGCGCCAGCACCGCGACCGTGAACTGCACCTCGACCTGCGCTACCACCGGCGCCAGTGGCGGCCTGCTCAAGCAGACCCAGTGGGTGAAGGTCGCGGGCAATAGCGGCACATCGGGCACATTCACCATCAGTTCGGTGAATAGCTCAACTCAATTCGTGATCGGAACCTGTGGTGTGGGAGGAAATACTTGCGGAGCCGGAAGCTCGGGCACTCTGTATACGGGCGATTATCTCCCGGACACAATTCCATTCGCCAAAAGCTACTATGCTGACACGATCGAGGTGTACTTTTGCGATTGGGAGTTCGCGTTTGCATCTCCTCCAGCCAGCCAGTGCCCCGCGACATTATCTCCTTATTCGGGAGACTACGCGTCGGTCTTAAGCAACCCGTAAACCACGAATGCACGCGGCGCGACGTGGCCGCCGCCCGCGCCGCCACATCGAACTGATGGGACCTCCCGGTCGTGTCTCACGCCGGTAGGTCCCATTTCAGAGAGCTCGAGATCACTTTTTGCAAAGAGCGCAAGAATTCGCTCCCTTGGCCTTCAGTGCCAGCGCCTTTACACTAGAAGCGTGAAGATTGCGCTCGGCCAAATCAATCCCACGGTCGGAGACTTCTCCGGCAACGCTGCGAAGATCGTTGATTTCTCTCGCCGCGCCCAAGCCGCGGGAGCCGGCCTGATTTTATTTCCCGAGTTGTCGGTGTGCGGTTATCCTCCGCGTGACCTGGTTGAACGGTCTTCTTTCGTCGCGAAGAATCGCGAGACCGTCGAGCGTATCGCCTCCGAGACCCAGGGCATCGCCGTGATCTGCGGCCTGGTTACGCCCGCGCAATCCCACACCGGCAAAGCCGCCATGAATTCCGCCGCCCTGCTCATGGACGGCAAGGTCGCTTTCCTCCAGTCGAAAATGCTCCTCCCCACTTACGACGTCTTCGACGAGATGCGCAACTTCGCTCCTGCGCAGAGTCAGGAGTTGTTTCCGTTCTGCGGCAATCGGATGGCTCTCACCATCTGCGAAGATGCCTGGAATGACAAGCGTTTCTGGCCCAGGCAGATGTACATGGTCGATCCTGTGGAGTCGCTGATTCAGGCCGGCGGAAATTTCGTTTTGAATATTTCCGCCTCGCCCTTCTGGATCGGCAAGCGTGAACTCCGCCGCGACATGCTGGCCAGCATCGCCCGCCAGCACAAGGTTCCGGTCGTGCTGGTCAACCAGGTCGGCGGCAACGATAGTCTCGTCTTCGATGGCTCCAGTATCGTGCTCGATCGTCAGGGAGAAGTCATCGCGCAGGGCCGATCGTTCGAAGAAGATCTGATTTATTTCGACTCGCAAACTTTGACTGGCGAAATGCACCAGCAAATTGCCGGGGACCAAGCCAGCGTATATTCCGCGCTGGTGCTGGGCACGCGCGACTACATGCGGAAATGCGGCTTCCGCCAGGCGATCATCGGCCTCAGCGGTGGCATCGATTCCGCTCTTACCGCGGTCGTCGCGGCCGACGCCGTCGGGCCGGAAAACGTGATCGGTGTCGGCATGCCCGGACCGTATTCTTCGCAGGGCTCTATCGATGACGCCCGCTCACTCGCAAAGAACCTAGGAATCCGCTTCGAATTGCTTTCCATCAATGCCGCCTACGAAGCCTATCGCAATACGCTGCGCGATGTGTTTGCCGGATGCAAAGAAGATGTGACCGAAGAAAACATCCAGTCGCGCGCCCGCGGCACGTTGCTCATGGCGCTGTCCAACAAATTCGGCGCCATCGTGCTCTCCACCGGCAACAAGAGCGAGTTGGGTGTCGGCTACTGCACGCTCTACGGCGACATGGTCGGAGGGCTGGCGGTCATCTCCGATGTGCCCAAAACGCTGGTGTATCGCCTCAGCCAATATGTGAATTCGCAGCACGCCGTGATTCCTCAGTCCACGCTCGATAAGCCGCCATCCGCCGAGTTACGCCCCGACCAAAAAGACAGTGACTCGCTGCCGCCCTACGAAGTTCTCGACGCCGTGCTCGAAGATTACATCGAAGATTCGCATCCCGCCGAGCAGATTGCAGCCGATCATGGCTTCGACCTTGAAGTTGTGCGTCGCGTGATCCGCATGGTCGATCGCGCCGAATACAAGCGCCAGCAGGCCGCGCCCGGCCTCAAGATCTCTCCCAAGGCCTTCGGCTACGGACGCCGTTTTCCGATTGCCGCCAAGAATGAAGAGTGAGTAATGCCCTGATTTCGAATCGCGGCGTCCTTTCCGCATTTCTTGGCGTTCTTTGCGGCATTTCTTAGCGCAGTTTGCGGTTTCGTTGTTTTCCTTCGGGCGAAAGAAATTGGCCGCTCTTGACTGGCACAGAGTGCGGAGGTGGAGGGATGCCCAACTCAGGACACCACCGAAGTCCGGGGAAAGCGGAACCGGCGAATTTCAAGTATCCTGATACTTCGCTTCCATAACGCTTCAAGATTCTAAAACGCGAAAGGAACCAATGCGCAGTCCTCTGCACTCGATTCTTATTCTTCTAATAGCGGGTGGTTTTGCCGCAGCCCAATCCACGGCACCGGCCACATCTCCGGCCACTCCCGCTAAGTCCGCGCCCGCCAAGCCGGCCGAGAAACTCGGAACTCACGCGACCGAGAATCTTCCCTCTGAGACAACGGTTGATTCCTTCCTGCATCAACAGTTCGGCTACCAAACCGATCTGACGTGGAAGATCACCGGCATCAAGCCTTCGCCGATCGAGGGATTGGCCGAGGTCAGCGTCGTGCTCGCCAGCCCGCAAGGCCAGCAGTTAACGCGCTTCTACGTTGCTCCCGATGGCACGCACGCCCTGGTCGGCGAAATCATTCCGTTCGGCGCTCATCCCTTCGATCCCGCGAAAGAAAAGCTCGAGAAGGGAATCACCGGCCCTGCGCGCGGTCCCAAAGACGCGCCCGTCACCATCGTCGAATTCGGCGATCTCCAGTGTCCGGCCTGCAAAGCCGCGCAGCCCGTTATTGAAGGCCTGGTAGCCGCCGAGCCCAACGCCCGCTTCGTATTCCAAAGTTTCCCCCTGGAGATGCACAACTGGGCCGCGAAGGGCGCAGACTATGCTGACTGCGTCGGCCGAGCCTCCAACGATGCTTTCTGGAAATTTGTTTCTAAGACTTACGAAACGCAGTCCGACATCACCGCCGAAAACGCCGACGAGAAGCTCACTGCCATCGCCGACGGCGTAGGCCTGAAGGGTGCGGATATCGCGGCTTGCGCGTCTAAGCCCGAGACCAAATCTCGCGTCGATGCCTCGATCGCCCTCGGCAAAGCCGTCGATGTGGCGGGTACACCCACGCTCTTCATCAACGGACGCCGGGTCGGCAGCTTCGATCCCCGCATGGCGGATGTTTACAAGAACTTGGTGGATTTCGCGGCGAAGGCGAACTAAATCGCGATCTGGAAATTGTCCATCGGAATACGCCCCCAATTCAATGTTCCGCTTTGTTTTCCAGGTTGCTCAGGGCGCTCCTGGCCGAGTAGGAGTTAGGATCGATCAGGAGGGCGCGTTGATAGGAAGCCCGGGCACTGGAAATAAGGGCCATCGATTGTTGCAACTGCCCGAGCTGCAAATAGGCACTCGCCGTGGGTTCAGCGGCTGCGGCATCCATTAACTCCTGGAGGCGCACGAGCCCATCCAGTCCAGCCTGAGCAATCCGATTGTGCGGTTCTTTTTCGAGCACTTGTTGGAAGGATTCGCGAGCCGCAGTCAGATTGCCGGTCTGGACATAGCAGGCGGCCAGATTCAGCAAGCTCATGGTCTTCACGTTCTGATCGCGAGCCGGTCCGTTAGCGCGCTGAAATTCCTGAATGGCTCCTTCAAATTGACCGTGACCCTGTAAATCGATGCCCATATTCAGGTGAGCGATGGCGTCATTCGGATTGATGCGAACGGCATTTTCGAGGTGTATTAAGGCTTCACCCGCATAGCGCTCCCCCCCGGGCTGGAAGCTCTGTTCGAGAAGGTCGGCTCCAATAAAATCCTCCGCCAGATAATTGTCTTTTGTAACCGCCAGAGTGTGCGTCCACAGTTCCTGGCTGCTATGCCAGAAACCGACCTGTCGCCAGCTGAGGATTGCAAGTACCGCGAGAATTAAGGCAGCGGCTGTGGTCTTCCATCGGGACGCGATCGTCCAGCCATCCACCCAATCCGCTGTGCGCCAAACGAATAGCAGAAAAATTCCGACCAGCGGCAGGTATGCGTAGCGATCCGCCATGGCCTGGTCGCCCACCTGGACGATACCGATCATTGGAACCATCGTGCCCAGAAACCACAGCCAGCCTACAGGAACGTAAGCGTACCTGCGCTGCTGCCACGCCCACACCGAGATCCCTGCCAGCAACATTCCACACGCGAAAACCTCTCCGACGCTCAGACGCAACCCCGCATAGGGATAGTACGGCGCAAGATGCAGGGGCCAAAACGCCTTCACAAGATACATGCAGTACGCGTAAAGCGCATTTACTATGCGCACGCTTAAAGTTAACCTGGGGTCGAACGCCAGCGAACCTTTCTGCGCCATCATCGTAAGCGCGCTGCTGGCCGCAATCACCAGCAAGAACGGCAGCTTTTCCAGAATTAAGCTCCGAATCGGCCGCTGTGGAACCGGCGGGGTTTCGCGCGGTGGAACCCAGCCCTCAATTCGCTGCAACGGCCAGAAATCAAGCAGCAGCAGCACGAACGGCAGCGTGATTACCATCGGCTTCGAGGCAAGTCCGAAAATAAAAAACGCGACGATGGGCAGATAGCGCGCGCTGCTGGGCCGCCGCGCGTACCATTCATAGGCGCCAAGTGCCAACAGGAAGAAAAACATGGAGAGTACGGTCTTGCGCTCCGCCACCCATGCCACGCTTTCTACATTGATGGGGTGCAGCGCAAACAGTCCGGCTACGACAAAACTGCGCATTCTTGCCCCAGTCGACTGCTGCAGCAGCAGAAATAGCAAGATCGCGTTCACTATGTGCAACAGGAGGCTGGTGAAGTGATGGCCCGGGGCCGCAAGGCCGTATAGTTGGCAATCGAGCGCATGCGACACCCAGGTCAGCGGATGCCAGTTCGATGCCCTGGTGGATAAGAGCGCCCAGCTGAGCATCTCCAGCGTGACGCCTTGTTGGATCTGGTGATTGTGAAGAACGTAGGTTGGATCATCCAGGTCGGCGAACGGATTCCTCACGCTCCTTGAGTAAGCCGCCAGGGTCGCAATCGCCAGAATGGCGCAAAGCACAATATTTTTCTTAGCTGGAATCTCGTTCTTGCCCCCGAAAATAGCACCAAGGTTATACCGATCTCGCTTGGCGGCGACTCGGCCTGAAGCGGCCATTCGACCTAATGAGGTGTGACGCCCGACGCCCGCTTTTCCCTACTTTCCACTCAGCCAGATCTCCGGCGTCGTCGGATTGATATTCGCCACCACGTGCGGCGTGATGATAATCATCAACTCGTCGGTCTCCGACTGCTTGGTATTATTCACCATCGCCTGATTGAGCACTGGCAAGAAGCCGAGACCCGGGATCCCGCTCATGGAAAGCGTGTCTGTCTGCGAGACTTCTCCGGCCACCACTGCGGGCTCGCCATCCTTCAAATTGATGCTACCCTTATATTCGCGGTTTGAGATAACCGGAACCCCGTTGTTCGATTGCCCGGTCAGCGAACGAACCTCCAATTCCAATTGCAAGGCAACCGATCCGTCGCCATGCACCGTCGGCTTGGCCTTCAGGTTCAACCCCAGATCCTCATAGCTCACGGAAGGGAAGGGCGGAACGTAGCTTTGATTTCCCAGCACCGCCGAAATCGCCGGCGAGTTGTAAATGGGCGCATAGCTGGCGTTTTGGATGGGATAGCGCTCGCCCAGATGGAACGTAGCCTCGTTGCCCTGGCTGGCCCGCATCTGCATGTTCTCCAGGCTGCGCACCCACGATTCGTTCAAAGAAAGCATCGCCGCCAACTGGTCGAGACTCACTCCGCTGAAGGTGAGTCCGCCTCCGAACGTAGCCAGAGGTTGGCTGAAAATGCCGCCGTTCTGCCCGCCAAGCTGCGCCAAAAGCCCCGACAGAGCTGAACTGCCCACCTGGTTGATGCCGCCGGATGAAATCAATTGATTGATCAACTGCTGAATATTCTGCCCACCCGCCAGCCCAATCAACGCCACGGCGGGAATGTTGTACATGTTGAAAGTGTTGGGAATGTGGAGTCCGATGTTACGCGTAAGCTGATGGTTGATCTGGTAGACGCGCACATCCAGCATCACCTGCGGCCGCTGGTTGTTGAGTTGGTCCAGCAATTCAGAGGCAGCCTCAAGCATGTGCGGCGGCCCGCGCACTTCGACCGTGCCCGCGGCCAGACCGGAGCTCACAAAGTGCAGGTCGAACATGTTCCGCATCGTGGTCACCAGGTCGGTCGTTTCCTGCGGCGTGGAATGCGCCGGCAGAATAAACGTCCGCAGCGACATGCGGTCGTACTGCTTGTGGTTCTCCGTATTGTCGGCGGCGATCAGCATCTGGTGCGCGTCCAGCGCCGCCCACATGGTCTTGCTG
Above is a window of Candidatus Sulfotelmatobacter sp. DNA encoding:
- a CDS encoding type II and III secretion system protein, whose translation is MRRKLFIFVSAIFFIAIVPAAAPAFAAGEDASPAPPISCGNGIPGGVNCLVSKKELKEARKAFDQGIKLQNQRLPDQAFARFDEATRLAPQNMQFLTAREVAKAQLVFNHVEHGNLLLLEDARLRAAAEFRAALELDADNDYARERLAEATRVMTPMPPPTAPVGLEDSGEIHLAPNNDLATFHYSGEVRGLFAQLAAAYGVKAQFDDSVQTRQVVFNVDNVDFFTALKLICEVSKTMWAALDAHQMLIAADNTENHKQYDRMSLRTFILPAHSTPQETTDLVTTMRNMFDLHFVSSGLAAGTVEVRGPPHMLEAASELLDQLNNQRPQVMLDVRVYQINHQLTRNIGLHIPNTFNMYNIPAVALIGLAGGQNIQQLINQLISSGGINQVGSSALSGLLAQLGGQNGGIFSQPLATFGGGLTFSGVSLDQLAAMLSLNESWVRSLENMQMRASQGNEATFHLGERYPIQNASYAPIYNSPAISAVLGNQSYVPPFPSVSYEDLGLNLKAKPTVHGDGSVALQLELEVRSLTGQSNNGVPVISNREYKGSINLKDGEPAVVAGEVSQTDTLSMSGIPGLGFLPVLNQAMVNNTKQSETDELMIIITPHVVANINPTTPEIWLSGK
- a CDS encoding aldo/keto reductase family oxidoreductase, with amino-acid sequence MTTQTMLGGSFTFLHTSITLNRMGYGAMQLAGRDGNKLVWGPPQDVEGAMAILREVVANGVNHIDTSDYYGPHVTNQIIRKALSPYPDDLVIVTKVGARRGEDGSWIPAFSSQDLTAAVHDNLRNLGLDVLTVVNLRGMFSALGPAEGSIEAPLTALAELQQKGLIRHIGLSNVTPAQIAEGRRIAPIVCVQNHYNLAQRADDALIAALARDGIAYVPFFPLGGFTPLQSGTLSDVAVRLGAAPMQVALAWLLHRSPNILVIPGTSSMLHLRENLSAAKLKLPPEVIADLDSISAEPS
- a CDS encoding NAD+ synthase — its product is MKIALGQINPTVGDFSGNAAKIVDFSRRAQAAGAGLILFPELSVCGYPPRDLVERSSFVAKNRETVERIASETQGIAVICGLVTPAQSHTGKAAMNSAALLMDGKVAFLQSKMLLPTYDVFDEMRNFAPAQSQELFPFCGNRMALTICEDAWNDKRFWPRQMYMVDPVESLIQAGGNFVLNISASPFWIGKRELRRDMLASIARQHKVPVVLVNQVGGNDSLVFDGSSIVLDRQGEVIAQGRSFEEDLIYFDSQTLTGEMHQQIAGDQASVYSALVLGTRDYMRKCGFRQAIIGLSGGIDSALTAVVAADAVGPENVIGVGMPGPYSSQGSIDDARSLAKNLGIRFELLSINAAYEAYRNTLRDVFAGCKEDVTEENIQSRARGTLLMALSNKFGAIVLSTGNKSELGVGYCTLYGDMVGGLAVISDVPKTLVYRLSQYVNSQHAVIPQSTLDKPPSAELRPDQKDSDSLPPYEVLDAVLEDYIEDSHPAEQIAADHGFDLEVVRRVIRMVDRAEYKRQQAAPGLKISPKAFGYGRRFPIAAKNEE
- a CDS encoding thioredoxin domain-containing protein, coding for MRSPLHSILILLIAGGFAAAQSTAPATSPATPAKSAPAKPAEKLGTHATENLPSETTVDSFLHQQFGYQTDLTWKITGIKPSPIEGLAEVSVVLASPQGQQLTRFYVAPDGTHALVGEIIPFGAHPFDPAKEKLEKGITGPARGPKDAPVTIVEFGDLQCPACKAAQPVIEGLVAAEPNARFVFQSFPLEMHNWAAKGADYADCVGRASNDAFWKFVSKTYETQSDITAENADEKLTAIADGVGLKGADIAACASKPETKSRVDASIALGKAVDVAGTPTLFINGRRVGSFDPRMADVYKNLVDFAAKAN
- a CDS encoding SDR family NAD(P)-dependent oxidoreductase, producing the protein MKGRQVVKIEVLDKPTIQEEKEMASTQEMINTFGATSTTEDVLAGINLTGKRILITGVSAGLGVETARSLAAHGAQVAGAARDLDKAKAATAQVRKDAAANGGSFDLIELDLASLKSVRACADELIAKGEPIDVVIANAGVMATPFGHTADGFETQFGTNHLGHFVLVNRIAQLIRAGGRLINVSSAGHRYSNIDLEDPNFERTPYDPYVAYGRSKTANILFTVAFDARHRDRSVRSAAVHPGGIRTELARYQDPGRIEKTIELINQQRAVKGEGPYQWKTIPQGAATSVWAAVVASADEIGGHYCEDCHVGRVVPDNLPVGINEGVRRYALDPKNAAALWKKSEELVGESF
- a CDS encoding SDR family oxidoreductase, with protein sequence MKVFVTGATGFIGSAIVQELIGAGHQVLGLARSDAGAKSLAAAGAEVHRGDLKDIESLRSGAAAADGVIHAAFIHDWANYAAAAETDSRAIETLGTALAGSDRPLIVTSGTLLAQRQGPLATEEDANDPNFPRKSEDAALAAASRGVKASILRLPPSVHGEGDHGFVPALIGIAREKGASAYVGDGLNRWPAVHRLDAARLYRLILEKGSAGASYHAVAEEGVPTRDIAEVIGRRLNVPVIAKSSEAAADHFGWIARFFSIDGPASGAQTQKQMGWRPNQPALIPDLNAEHYFAIKQAA
- a CDS encoding tetratricopeptide repeat protein, which gives rise to MAASGRVAAKRDRYNLGAIFGGKNEIPAKKNIVLCAILAIATLAAYSRSVRNPFADLDDPTYVLHNHQIQQGVTLEMLSWALLSTRASNWHPLTWVSHALDCQLYGLAAPGHHFTSLLLHIVNAILLFLLLQQSTGARMRSFVVAGLFALHPINVESVAWVAERKTVLSMFFFLLALGAYEWYARRPSSARYLPIVAFFIFGLASKPMVITLPFVLLLLDFWPLQRIEGWVPPRETPPVPQRPIRSLILEKLPFLLVIAASSALTMMAQKGSLAFDPRLTLSVRIVNALYAYCMYLVKAFWPLHLAPYYPYAGLRLSVGEVFACGMLLAGISVWAWQQRRYAYVPVGWLWFLGTMVPMIGIVQVGDQAMADRYAYLPLVGIFLLFVWRTADWVDGWTIASRWKTTAAALILAVLAILSWRQVGFWHSSQELWTHTLAVTKDNYLAEDFIGADLLEQSFQPGGERYAGEALIHLENAVRINPNDAIAHLNMGIDLQGHGQFEGAIQEFQRANGPARDQNVKTMSLLNLAACYVQTGNLTAARESFQQVLEKEPHNRIAQAGLDGLVRLQELMDAAAAEPTASAYLQLGQLQQSMALISSARASYQRALLIDPNSYSARSALSNLENKAEH